The genomic window ATTCATAGACCGATGGATTGTCATTGTTTTTAATACTGGTTTTAAAACCCCATTCAATAGATTGCTTTTCCTTGAACGGATTTACAAAATCAACTTTTCCTGTAAAGACTTTTAACTGGGAAGGAATATAACCGCGACGGTCATTTACTACAGTTGCATTTGCTGTATTATCAGCACTTTGAAATTGATTGGATCTAAACTTCGAAGTTTCATATTCAAAATCAAAAGACATGTTTTTTCCTTCGGTATTAAATTTATGCACCCCAGAAAAAGCATACGTATAATCAAACCATTTTTCTTTACTGTCATTGTAAGTCAAAGCATCAAAAATAGGCTGGTTCGAAGTATTAAAGACTGTATTTGTTCCGTCCGCCATATTTTCATAACGTCCGATTTTGGCATCTACATAAAACTCTAAATTTGTTTTAGGAGAAACTTCGTATTGCGTTCCTATTTTAAAATTATTAGAAGTCAAAGGCTCATCTGTAATAGAAGTTTGGTGATTTTTAGATATAATTTCTTGATGTGTAAGATCTGTATATTGAGTCTGATTGAACTTTTTATGTTCTTCTTCACCACGGAAAGTATAGCTATAATTTCCGAAAACGCCCCATTTATCTTTATTGTAATTTAAATTAAAGCCAGAATTGGTTCTGTTTTTTCGGCCTCTTCCATAACTGGTAAAAGCAGTTCCTTTTAAACCAGAAGCATTTGGTTTTTTGAGGATAATATTTATGATACCAGCTTTTCCTGCAGCATCATATTTAGAAGAAGGATTGGTGATTACCTCAATTTGTTTGATGTTGGATGAGGTTGTTGCTTTTAAATAATTTGCTAATTCTTTTTGCGAAAGCTGTGTCAGTTTACCATTTATCATCACTGCAACACCTTGCTGTCCGCGAATAGACAAATCGCCATCTTGAGACACAACAACGCCTGGCGCACGAGATAATACGTCAAGCGCGGTCCCGCCTTCAGATACGATGCTGTTTTCTACATTAAAAACAAGACGATCAGATTTTTGAGTATATAGTACTTTTTTTCTGCTAATCACGATTTCATCTAAAGCATTTATAGTGGTTTCAACAATACTGTCTGTTTCTTTTTCTGTTTGAGAATATCCATCATATACCGAAAAAGCAAGCATAAGAGAGGTTATAATTTTTTTCATGTTGTTTCAATTTGGGCAATTCTAAACCGAGATTTAGAACATAATCTTTGTAATTTTTTTGAATTAGAATTATTGCAGTACAATTTGTTCTAATTTTTCTGAAAATCTTTTTTGAAGATGTATTGCTTGATTTGAAACAATAGAAATATGTTTTTTAAGGGTGTGGAGTATACGTAACATACTGTGGCATTTAAAATTTGATTCGCCAAATATAATACTATTTATAACAAGTCTAAATAAAAATAATAATTATTTTTTGCAGAAAAGCCTTAATTTGTTGATTTGTAGGGAAAAGAATTAAAATGGGGAATAAAAAAAGCGGTCTGTTTTTTATAAAACAAACCGCTTTTTAACTGAAAACTGTGACTTAGACTGAAAACTTACTTCGTAATTTCTCTAAAAACAGCCTCCAAGTTTTTATTTTTCTGATTCAATTGCAAAGTTTTTAATCCATTTTCGTTGGCAAAGTCAAAAATAGTAGGACGCATGTCTTTATCTGTAACAAAAGTTAGCTCCCATGTCATGTCATGAGTATTTACGTACGAAGAAATATTTTCTAGTTTAGCCAAAAGCTGTTCTTCTACTTTGTAATCAAACTCTACTTCAATAACTTGCTCTTTATTGGCAGTAACCAAATGGTCTAATTTATTGTCTGCAACAATTTGTCCTTTGTCAATAATTATGACACGATCGCAAATTGCTTCGACTTCTTGCATAATGTGTGTAGATAAAAAAACAGTTTTATTTTTTCCTGCATTTTTAATCACATTACGAATTTCCATTAACTGATTCGGATCCAGTCCAGTAGTCGGTTCATCTAAAATTAAAACTTCTGGATCATGAAGCAAAGCATTTGCCAATCCAACACGCTGGCGGTATCCTTTAGAAAGCTGGCCAATCT from Flavobacterium sp. KACC 22763 includes these protein-coding regions:
- a CDS encoding outer membrane beta-barrel family protein, whose translation is MKKIITSLMLAFSVYDGYSQTEKETDSIVETTINALDEIVISRKKVLYTQKSDRLVFNVENSIVSEGGTALDVLSRAPGVVVSQDGDLSIRGQQGVAVMINGKLTQLSQKELANYLKATTSSNIKQIEVITNPSSKYDAAGKAGIINIILKKPNASGLKGTAFTSYGRGRKNRTNSGFNLNYNKDKWGVFGNYSYTFRGEEEHKKFNQTQYTDLTHQEIISKNHQTSITDEPLTSNNFKIGTQYEVSPKTNLEFYVDAKIGRYENMADGTNTVFNTSNQPIFDALTYNDSKEKWFDYTYAFSGVHKFNTEGKNMSFDFEYETSKFRSNQFQSADNTANATVVNDRRGYIPSQLKVFTGKVDFVNPFKEKQSIEWGFKTSIKNNDNPSVYEYYENNEWQIDVNSTNHFEYNEQIYAAYANYKYQLEKLNIQAGLRTEYTAINIDQKTLNEQHKDDYLKWFPSLSLKYEFTTNHSAHASYSKRINRPSQFDLNPFRFYDDSFNYSQGNPNLIPEITHAMEIGYAWKSNFMASVYFNSTKDVFTEVYNYNPDTNTTVTTQINVDKSYNYGINITNTSELNKWWSVNTLFNVFENKFMGEILNSNTIDPIMTLNVSVQNSFAITETLKAEGNAQYQSKSNLGIYQRDGFFDFSIGISKQVLAKKGNIKLNFTDVFNTNNFNIKSAVAQTSIDKRYELDNRIATIAFTYRI
- the gldA gene encoding gliding motility-associated ABC transporter ATP-binding subunit GldA encodes the protein MSIEVNSISKSYGEQKALNEISFKIEKGEIVGFLGPNGAGKSTLMKILTTYLLADSGSALVNGHDVMTNEKEVQRSIGYLPEHNPLYLDLYVREYLAFNAYVYNVPKSRIEEVIQLTGLTPESHKKIGQLSKGYRQRVGLANALLHDPEVLILDEPTTGLDPNQLMEIRNVIKNAGKNKTVFLSTHIMQEVEAICDRVIIIDKGQIVADNKLDHLVTANKEQVIEVEFDYKVEEQLLAKLENISSYVNTHDMTWELTFVTDKDMRPTIFDFANENGLKTLQLNQKNKNLEAVFREITK